From the genome of Drosophila gunungcola strain Sukarami chromosome 3L unlocalized genomic scaffold, Dgunungcola_SK_2 000005F, whole genome shotgun sequence:
CTATAGTCTATACtatataactatatatttgatttttttttttaggcgCAGGTctggcggtggcggcggcggagcAGAGCGGCGATAGTTAGTGCTGTAACTTAGCTTACAATTGCGGCGATTATGGCGATTATTGATCGATAACGATAATTAAGAGCTAGATTACGATTACGGTGCAAGTTATATCACAGGGAGAGTTCGATTTCTCGATtcgtttgcttttgcttttgcttttccttctttttctttggttGCCTGGCTGTCCGGTGTCCCGTTATCTCGCACATCGCTGACTTTTGCAGGGAGGGTCCTGCATTTTTGTGCTCGGCATCACTCTCGATTAGGCTAAGTACTCCACGGAGTCCCACGCATCCTGCATCCTTTCGCTCCGCTCATCCGCTCCTCCTGGCAGTGGGGGCAATTTCGAACCTTTGCTAATTGCTTTATTCGTCCCAACGGAGATGTTTCGTCAACATCAGCACGCTGCAGTCCTCTTGCTTTCGCCTGATTTAGCTCTTGCTGCTTCTTGATTATTTTATGACTGCGGCAAAGCAGGATACGtgtgcgtatgtgtgtgtgtgtgtgtgtgtgtgtttgagtgtgtctgtgtgtgttgtTGGCCTGCCAATGGCCAGTTTTGAggtatctctctctctctgatTTTGACTCACTTTACATTTACATTCTTTAAATGTGTGGTAATGTGTAGAAAAAAGAATGCTGGACGgacagttttgttttttcttgttcaCTATTTTGCTTTGCTTGGCTATTTCTCGCTCGCTCTCTCTCGCTTGCTCTTTCTCCCGTTATTCTTGCTTTCCTTGCCACGTGCAGTTCACAAAGGCTATAAGAGAGTGTGGGTGTAAGGGGGTGCGTGAGTTTACCGTTTTAAAATACCGTTAGGCCGCGCTTTGCCATTAATgcgtgtttatttttaaaaaccccAAGAAAATGGTGACGAtggttatttttatgtaaccTCGAGTGTTACGAAACGGAAACACACGCGGCACGGCACCAATGAGCTCAACTCGTCgtgtttaaataataaaactccttCGATGCATTTGTGGGGGGGAGGGGCTTGGAGAGGGGGGGAGACATTGCGGAGCCACATGTAATTTTCAATTCATTTGGCACGctttcacacacacaaacaccagAATAGGAACTGGAAACAGGCCGTGCACATGCAAGGCCcccccacaaacacacactcacacacacacgtacacAGAGCCTTAGAAAAAGGGGGGAGGTGAAGAACAAAAGCGAGAGAGCCAGCTCCAATCGAAATTATGCGGCAAAGGAGTTCTCAAAGGAGTGAGTGAGTGGGCTAGAGTAGAGCCAACTTCTTGTGCCATGcacgaaacaattttttttgggaggtCCTTTAAAAAGATTTCTCTCCCCCTTTTTGGAGATCAATTAAATGTAGTTGAACTACAGTAgtttaaaggtatttttgtAGGGCCCCCCTCACCCTACCCCTCTTTCTATTAAGCTCTTGTGACGTAGAGTTGCGTGCTCCCCTTTTCTTTTTgcgcttgtgtgtgtgtttactCAAGGTTCAGGTTACGCGGTGAACACGATGACAACGGAACGGGGATTACGCATTTTCAATCACAAATCACCAGCACACATTTGctgtttttcggttttttggttttcattcGGTTTACCACTGTTTACCATGGAACAATGGTGACCTGATTGCGCACGGGGTCAAAAGTTGCTAATGCTGAACAATCGCCACATTCACGCTCCACATTTTCTTTCGGggcatttttgttcgtttcttgcgtttctccttttttttttttggtggcaACAATAGAGCAGGACGACAACGACCACGATAACGACAACTACGACGACAAaggcaacgacaacgacaacgacaacggcgacggcgacaaCCAAGAAAAGGAGCAAGGCGACAACACGACGGCTGAACTCTTCAGCGAAAGGACTGCCTGCCACTGGCAACGCTGCAGCGGAATTAAGGGCCCAAGTCCAATTGAAGCTTCGGAGCGGAGCTTTCGCCTGCACCGCTCACAAGCTTGAGTTCCCAGGGTTCCCCTTTTAGCCAATAACTTGCCAGATCTAGCTAATTTGACATGGAATGTGGCAATGAGGAATATTAAAATAGCTCTTTGTTTGGCTATTCCAGCATTTTTCAGTTACGCATAGCTATTTTTAGGTAATAAAGCAAAAACAGTctggaaaaactttttataatccctgctcgggcgctaCTTAAGAACTATGGAAATAGACGGAGCacttattttaagaaaatggaACTAATCAACTCAcagattttatttcaataacaGTTAAGTGgcaacattatttttaatattccctGCTTGTCCGCTTTGAAAGGTAAACTTAAAAACCACATTATTTACATTGTTTTGAGctaacttttaattattatttttaagtttatataaaaacattttattagttagcatagtaatttttttacaaagttAAATCAAGTCAAAATACTACCCAACTTATTTCCTATTGTATAATACCACTCTATGAAAGTAAATAAGATTAAATGATTTAGTTTTGATGTCCTTGCTTTAGTGTAAAAACgtgattgaaaaaaaaaaaaaaaataaattttcagtttattttatcagttatttttaaaaacagtactttatttgcatttttctcaatacattataacatataagactttttaaatgcCTATAGCTAGTATTGTTCTGGATTTTAGGCCTTTTTAGTCTGGCCAACACCTCTGAAAGCTCTCTCTAACCCATTCTCCCACTGGGAGCAACAGCGACCAGCGATGACGTAAAGCCAGCCGGCGCAGGCGCCCGCCGATCCCCACCAGAATGGGAGAGCTCCGCTGGTCGAAAGCTGAGAAGTGTCAGAAGTGGCGTAAACAGCAGGGAAACGTAACGAAACGTTCTCCTGTGTTTGGAATTTTCTCGGCTCGCCCAGCCACGGGGAAATGGTGGAAAAGTGCAGAAACGCAGCATTTGTGGCACTTGGTTAGCTAAGGATCAAAAAGGAAATCGAATAGACCGTCGAGACCCGTCAAAGTGCTAGCCATGTGCGGGTTATGAAACGATTTTGATGGCTCACTGTGCAACTGTGACGGCGATTGCTGCAAGTGTATTGGTGTCGTTATCCTGCCCCcccacgcccaccgcccccCAAAATCCGCGTGTGCGTGTCCCCAAAGGCAGGAACGTAAATAAACCTTAACACTCGAAGCTGAAACATCCATAATTTACATGTGagtactgctgctgctgctgctgcccgaAAAATTCGATCCGAAATGGAATTCCCGTTCAGATCCTTCGATGACCCTCAAAATCGTTGCCTACATCTAAGCGCACTTCCCATTGATTTAGCGTGCAACTAGAATTTCTCCCTGTGGCCATTGATTATTCCATTTGGCAtgtgataaaaacaaaagtggagCGTGTCCAAGTGGTGGTGTCGTTGGAAAGACACTTTGTGACCAACTTTGTGATACCCTGTAGTCGGGTGGGCTCAAGGGTTCGCCACCAAGTAGTTCTACACACAGCGGAACTCCCAGTAGTCAATGTTTTACCACTTCAGTGTCCAATACATTTCAATCAATTTCCAATTGGTATTTGAACGAAATACGTCATTCATGCCTCATATCAATGctctgaaattaatttttaatggatttttctttcaaaatgTAGATAGCACGAaactagtttttcaaaaatagaTGTATAGTTAAAGGTTAgtaagtaattattttttgtgacaACTACTAGAATTGTCtccaaattattaatattacaaCATATAtcgaattattattattattattgttttatgatTTTCCCCTTTACTTCAAACTAATTTTAGTGTATCCCTTacagaaaaacaataaactttaGCACTGagaactttttaataaatatttataaatatttaattaaaacgaaaGCATTTATGCTATGCTTATGTAgaattttaagcaatttcacatctattaatataattaacacCAATGCCACGTATTAAATAgcgttaataaaaaatttaagcaataaGATTAAGCCGCCAAACCAACAGTTGGCCAGTGTTGAAAATAATTGACAGTGTGTGCTAGTGCTGTGCAGCGCGTTGATTTTGGTGAAACGCGTTAGTGCATTTCTCTTGAGAAAGTCAGTGCTGCCAGAATTCCCGAAGCAAAAATAGCTAGATttgaaaaaagttatttaaaatggtgAAGGAATTGCCAAAAATATGCTTAATTAATACAGTTTTTTATGTTAGGCTATTTAACCCAAACAATTTCAAGCTGTTCActgcaattaattaatatcattaaaaagaatagaaatgaattttaaagttgcCAGATCTAGCAGGTAAATTGCTACAGTGGCAGCACTAATTGCCACAGatgattattaaaaacagAGTTTAACTAGACGCAAAAAGAAAGTAAAGCAAGAAAAAAGGCGCTGCCATGGAAGTCATCCTGATGATCATCTTCTTCACCGTCTTCTGGGCGGCGGTGGCCAAGTTCGGACCGATCCTGGTGACCAAGGGACCGCAGGATGACCTGGTGCGCTGCATTTTCCTGCTGACCGCCGTCGTTTGCTGGCTTTTCTGGCTCTGCTGCTATTTGGCGCAACTGAATCCACTCTTGGGACCAAAGCTCGATGGCAAGACCATCAGGATCATCGCCTCGTCTTGGGGATATCCCATCAAGGATGGATAAGGGAATCCCAACAGGGAGCACCCCTCACAGCTAATCTCTGGCGGAGGAGGCATCTTCTCCGGATCCGCAGCCACATCACTCAGTTCGGATAATACACGGAAACAAAAGCTTTGCTAATCTACATTTGTACTTTAAAACTGGCACGTTGATAAGGACGGGATAGCCGATATCCAGATACGCCCTACTATTTGCTAACTAACAACATTAATCTATTGATATTGTAAACTCCCCACTTTGAACACCATATCACACTTCTTTACCTATTGCTTTGttcataattgttttttgcaaAGTATTAGCCATGTTCTTGTTCTCTAAACATTTATGTACAAACCTGTGAATCAGATTTTTGGAATTGAACATTCTTCAGACTTTTTGTATtacaatatatattcaaaGTAGTTGAAGAGATTATTGTTTTCCGTTTTGTAGGTAATATTACTAATCAGTCATTGTATTTGTGATTTAGTTATTGGCAAATATAGACAAATTTATGCGTTTACtgtatttttattggtttatttttattgatcgAAAGCTAGCTGTTTGCTTATCATTGTTTTCGTGATATGATtattcacaaaaataaattaaatattagtaTATCTCGtgtttatataaacatttttatattgacTTGTCCACAGCCAACAAAAGTATAATTTGtaggtacatttttttatagctacatttaaacaaaaataaaatttgtttgtgaaTTTTCTGCAGTATTACTTTTTGCACTTCAAAACATCTTTAATGGCAGTCAGACAAGTTGTACTTTATCTAATAACTACAAAGTGagttaaaaatcatttatatttattgatattttaacgagcaacaaaattgtttacaataaaatgcttacaatagcaaaaaaaaagaagttcgGCTTGTGAAAAAACATGAGTAATAATGTGTAGTACCCGTTTGAGATAAGAATTCTATTTATCTATTCAAGCCACATATAtacttataatattattatactcatattttttcccaatcccatattttttgttagacttttattttataaatttataaaaccaaTCAATGATCGAATAGTAATGTatgttcttaattttttaaatgccatttactattattttagttttttcatCGAATACGTCGATAAACTATATGCTTGGATATACTCAGTTGCAATTCTTAGAACAAGCATTTtaatattgctttaattttcttaGTATATATGTTAAAATCGTAAAATGATTCAATTACTTTCATATATCATTCGCACTCatagtttaaatttgtacttcttttgtaagcattttatttataactatAGTTATCGTATGAGCATATTAATATGCGGAACGTGAGGAGCGGTTGAGCATAACTGGAGCAAACACAAAGCCTCCGCACATGGCACTCGGTGCACTTGCACTCTTGGCCATGTGGAGGCCGACTTAATCAATGGGAAACGCTCGCTGGGAATGGGCACCGATTGGAGCCAGCTTGGCGAGCGTGGGCGGGGGTGAAGGATAGGGGGTAAGGATTGGGGATTGGGTATCGGGGATGCCTGCTCTTTTCAGCAATGTGTGAATGCGGAACTATTGATTTTGCAATAAAAGTGCGCGCGCAGAGCCGAGATTTTGTGTGCCAAAAAGCGAGAGCAGAAAAATTCACGAGACCGACCCGCCACGATATGTGGCATGTTGTCGGCGGTCAGTGAGGAGAAAATCCGGAGAGCTGGAGAGCTGCAAAACCCGGAGACTTAGAGACCCGGAGACCCACACGGAGCCGACCCGAATGCAGTCGCCAGTGAGGAGCAGAAGCCTTGGGTCACGAGCCACCAGCTGCCAGTAACTCGAAGGGAAAAATCTAATTGCCAACAAAATAGTACTGCTCAAGAGTTAACAAATAATTGTAGATAAATTGCATAAAACCcctttaaattcataaaaaaaaagaagggacAAGGCAGTGACTTTGGAGGCAGTCGCTCAAGCGAACAACACGTGATGCAACTGGCCAGCATATGAACTCCAGTGATTAAAGTGAATTTCTGTGTGCGGGGTCAGCTAGGCCAAAAATCAATAGGTTGGCCtatccaacaaaaaaaaaaaaaaaaataaaataaaataaattaaaaacgtgTGTGTCCTCCTCCAGCTGGAAACGTGCGCAGCCAGCAAAGTTTGGCA
Proteins encoded in this window:
- the LOC128259203 gene encoding V-type proton ATPase subunit e; the encoded protein is MEVILMIIFFTVFWAAVAKFGPILVTKGPQDDLVRCIFLLTAVVCWLFWLCCYLAQLNPLLGPKLDGKTIRIIASSWGYPIKDG